A genomic window from Acinetobacter lwoffii includes:
- the phoR gene encoding phosphate regulon sensor histidine kinase PhoR yields the protein MYEPYPVPELAREHKRIRYSSLWDFAKQDLRLLAFFLIIASFIGFGIGYFWVCIVIAFVAFFATQMRSLYLVNEWISNRPYDVPPNIGGIWGALLFNVYRAQRQERIVQAEMVELIDRAQSSLVALQEAVVLLDENQQIEWWNPAAERLLGISSDDRRRNILTLLRQPSFIEYYHHIDESPDGLKMRSSLFEDHYVQVKMTRFGGESRVLVAYDVTRMHNLEQMRKDFVDNISHELRTPLTVLSGYIETFTDQEDINPRWKRAFDQMQSQTRRMNALVNDLLLLSRLENDKNIAKNQIIEMPSLMNQLFDDAQAYNIDYGHTLNLDIDSHCDLIGSDMELASAFSNLITNAIKYTPKGGTITIGWHDDGESAYFVVQDNGIGIDPKHLPRLTERFYRIDSDRSRRTGGTGLGLAIVKHVLMQHQAHLEIESKENQGSTFKVVFPKERLSFPD from the coding sequence ATGTATGAACCCTACCCTGTCCCCGAACTGGCACGCGAACATAAAAGAATCCGTTACAGTAGCTTATGGGATTTTGCGAAACAGGATTTACGCTTACTGGCTTTTTTCCTGATTATCGCCAGCTTTATCGGTTTTGGGATTGGGTATTTCTGGGTTTGTATCGTAATTGCTTTCGTGGCGTTCTTTGCGACCCAAATGCGTTCCTTATATCTGGTCAATGAATGGATTTCCAATCGCCCTTATGATGTTCCACCAAATATTGGCGGGATTTGGGGTGCGCTACTTTTCAATGTTTACCGCGCCCAACGTCAGGAACGGATTGTTCAGGCGGAAATGGTCGAACTGATTGATCGTGCACAGTCTTCACTGGTGGCCTTACAAGAAGCTGTGGTACTACTTGATGAAAACCAACAGATTGAATGGTGGAATCCGGCAGCCGAACGTCTGCTCGGAATCTCCAGTGATGACCGTCGCCGTAATATCCTGACCTTGCTACGCCAACCGAGCTTTATCGAATACTATCACCATATTGATGAATCTCCCGACGGCCTAAAAATGCGTTCTTCGCTGTTTGAAGACCATTATGTGCAGGTCAAAATGACCCGTTTTGGCGGAGAAAGTCGGGTACTGGTCGCTTATGATGTGACCCGGATGCACAATCTGGAACAGATGCGAAAGGATTTTGTCGACAATATTTCACATGAACTGCGCACTCCTTTGACCGTGCTCAGTGGCTATATTGAAACCTTTACCGATCAGGAAGATATCAATCCACGCTGGAAACGCGCTTTTGATCAGATGCAGTCGCAAACCCGACGCATGAATGCACTGGTCAACGATCTGTTGCTGCTGTCACGTCTGGAAAATGATAAAAATATTGCCAAAAACCAGATCATTGAAATGCCGAGTCTGATGAACCAGCTATTTGATGATGCCCAGGCCTATAATATTGATTATGGTCATACCCTAAATCTGGACATTGACAGTCATTGCGATCTGATCGGTTCAGATATGGAACTGGCCAGCGCCTTTAGCAACCTGATTACCAATGCCATCAAGTATACGCCTAAAGGCGGCACCATCACCATCGGCTGGCATGATGACGGTGAATCGGCCTATTTTGTGGTGCAAGATAACGGCATCGGTATTGATCCCAAGCATCTGCCACGTCTGACCGAGCGTTTTTACCGCATCGATTCAGACCGCAGCCGTCGTACTGGCGGTACCGGTTTGGGATTGGCAATTGTTAAACATGTACTCATGCAGCATCAGGCACATCTGGAAATTGAGTCCAAGGAAAACCAAGGTTCCACGTTTAAGGTAGTTTTCCCCAAAGAACGTCTCAGCTTTCCGGACTAA
- the phoB gene encoding phosphate regulon transcriptional regulator PhoB, producing the protein MKDDYILIVDDELPIREMIHTSLDMAGFQCLQAEDAKQAHQMIVDQRPALILLDWMMPGGVSGVDLCRRLKRDESLSEIPVIMLTARGEEDHKVQGLDAGADDYMTKPFSTRELVSRIKAVLRRANALSGEKTIDANGLILDPVSQRVNFGNNILEMGPTEYRLLAFFMTHPERAYTRAQLLDQVWGGNVYIEDRTIDVHIRRLRKVLEPYGVDRFVQTVRGTGYRFSTRSDVALG; encoded by the coding sequence GTGAAAGATGACTACATATTAATCGTCGATGACGAGCTCCCGATTCGGGAAATGATCCATACCTCTCTGGATATGGCCGGTTTTCAGTGCTTACAGGCAGAAGATGCCAAGCAGGCGCATCAGATGATTGTGGACCAGCGTCCGGCATTAATTTTGCTGGACTGGATGATGCCGGGTGGTGTGAGCGGTGTGGACTTATGTCGTCGTCTGAAACGTGATGAAAGCCTGTCAGAAATTCCGGTGATCATGCTGACAGCGCGCGGTGAAGAAGACCACAAGGTACAAGGTCTGGATGCCGGTGCCGATGACTACATGACCAAGCCATTCTCGACCCGGGAACTGGTCTCCCGAATTAAGGCGGTACTGCGCCGCGCCAATGCCCTGAGCGGTGAAAAAACTATTGATGCCAATGGCCTGATTCTGGATCCGGTCAGCCAGCGGGTGAATTTTGGTAACAACATTCTGGAAATGGGGCCGACTGAATATCGTTTGCTGGCATTCTTCATGACCCATCCGGAACGTGCCTATACCCGTGCGCAATTGCTGGATCAGGTGTGGGGCGGTAACGTCTATATTGAAGACCGGACCATCGATGTACATATCCGCCGTTTGCGTAAAGTGCTGGAACCTTATGGTGTAGACCGTTTTGTACAAACCGTTCGCGGAACGGGGTATCGCTTTTCGACCCGTTCAGATGTCGCTTTAGGTTAA
- the guaA gene encoding glutamine-hydrolyzing GMP synthase, with translation MTTNTQITEDRILILDFGSQYSQLIARRVREAGVYSEMYAYDMSEEDIRAFNPNGIILSGGPESVHLEGSPRAPQVVFELGVPVLGICYGLQTMCEQLGGKVEPGTVHEFGYAEVDIVVRDKLIGNLQDRENQLHVWMSHGDKVARIPEGFQITAQTPSCPIAMVSDETRRFYGIQFHPEVTHTSKGAELLSNFVHQICGCRGLWTPEHIIDLRVEQLRQQIGDEKVLLGLSGGVDSSVVAALLHKAIGDQLTCVFVDNGLLRLNEGDQVMQMFADNMGIRVIRADAEERFLTALAGEVDPEAKRKIIGREFIAVFAEEARKLDGVKFLAQGTIYPDVIESAASKQGKAHVIKSHHNVGGLPADLAFELVEPLRDLFKDEVRKLGTTLGLPHSMIYRHPFPGPGLGVRILGEVKKEYADILRLADDIFMQELRDSGWYDKTAQAFAVFQPVKSVGVVGDGRRYAWVIALRAVETVDFMTARFAHLPYELVDKISTRIMNEIADVSRVTYDVSSKPPATIEWE, from the coding sequence ATGACTACCAATACTCAAATTACTGAAGATCGTATCCTGATTCTGGATTTCGGTTCTCAATATAGTCAGCTCATCGCACGTCGTGTTCGTGAAGCTGGTGTATATTCTGAAATGTATGCCTATGATATGTCTGAAGAAGACATTCGTGCATTTAATCCAAATGGTATCATCTTGTCTGGTGGACCTGAGAGCGTTCACCTTGAAGGCAGCCCGCGTGCGCCACAAGTGGTATTCGAGCTGGGTGTGCCGGTATTGGGTATTTGTTATGGTCTGCAAACCATGTGCGAACAACTTGGCGGTAAAGTTGAGCCAGGTACTGTGCATGAGTTTGGCTATGCAGAAGTAGATATTGTTGTACGTGACAAGCTGATCGGTAATTTACAGGACCGTGAAAACCAGCTGCATGTCTGGATGAGTCATGGTGACAAGGTTGCCCGTATTCCAGAAGGCTTCCAGATCACTGCACAAACTCCTAGCTGTCCAATTGCGATGGTTTCTGACGAAACTCGCCGTTTCTATGGTATTCAGTTCCATCCTGAAGTTACACATACTTCTAAAGGTGCAGAATTACTGTCGAACTTCGTTCATCAAATTTGTGGCTGTCGCGGTCTGTGGACGCCAGAACACATTATTGATCTACGTGTAGAACAGCTTCGCCAACAGATTGGTGATGAAAAAGTATTACTAGGACTTTCTGGTGGTGTGGATTCATCTGTAGTAGCAGCGCTGTTGCATAAAGCGATCGGTGATCAGCTGACCTGTGTATTTGTAGACAATGGTCTGCTTCGTTTGAACGAAGGCGATCAAGTGATGCAAATGTTTGCTGACAACATGGGTATCCGCGTGATTCGTGCTGATGCTGAAGAGCGTTTCTTGACTGCGCTTGCAGGTGAAGTTGATCCTGAAGCAAAACGTAAAATTATTGGCCGTGAATTTATTGCTGTCTTCGCTGAAGAAGCACGTAAATTAGATGGCGTAAAATTTCTTGCACAAGGTACGATTTATCCGGACGTGATTGAATCTGCTGCAAGCAAGCAGGGTAAGGCGCATGTGATTAAATCACACCATAATGTGGGCGGCTTACCAGCAGACCTAGCATTTGAACTGGTTGAACCATTACGTGACTTGTTTAAAGATGAAGTACGTAAATTGGGTACGACTTTAGGCTTGCCACACAGCATGATCTATCGTCATCCATTCCCAGGCCCAGGTCTAGGTGTGCGTATCTTGGGTGAAGTGAAAAAAGAATATGCAGACATTTTACGTCTTGCAGATGACATCTTCATGCAAGAACTGCGTGACAGCGGCTGGTATGACAAGACTGCTCAAGCATTTGCGGTATTCCAGCCAGTGAAATCGGTGGGTGTAGTCGGTGATGGCCGTCGTTATGCATGGGTAATTGCATTGCGTGCGGTAGAAACGGTGGACTTTATGACAGCTCGTTTCGCACACCTGCCATATGAACTAGTAGACAAAATCTCTACGCGTATCATGAATGAAATTGCTGACGTTTCTCGTGTGACTTATGACGTATCGTCTAAGCCACCTGCAACGATTGAATGGGAGTAA
- a CDS encoding glutathione S-transferase family protein, whose translation MRVLHHLEQSRSFRILWAMEELGLDYEVKYYKRQPNLSAPPALKQIHPLGKAPILVDQGQVLAESAAILEYLQETYDEQQQFRPEDIADKAQYRYWMHYAEGSLMPLLVMQLVMTTVPKHTPLLIRPVAKKICDGVKKQFVQSRLKDHIQFLESYLSEHDYFAGHFSFADIQMSFPLEAMQSRTGQSYPAIQAYLKRVSQRAAYARALSKEKQISS comes from the coding sequence ATGCGTGTTTTACATCATCTCGAACAATCACGATCATTTCGTATCCTGTGGGCCATGGAAGAATTAGGACTGGATTACGAGGTTAAATACTATAAACGTCAGCCCAACCTTTCTGCGCCACCGGCCTTAAAACAGATCCATCCGTTGGGCAAAGCCCCGATTCTGGTCGATCAGGGTCAGGTACTGGCAGAATCTGCGGCGATCCTGGAATATTTGCAGGAAACTTATGATGAACAGCAGCAGTTTCGCCCAGAAGATATTGCCGACAAGGCCCAGTACCGTTACTGGATGCATTATGCGGAAGGCTCGTTAATGCCGCTGCTGGTGATGCAACTGGTAATGACCACAGTGCCTAAACATACGCCTTTGCTGATTCGACCTGTGGCCAAGAAAATCTGTGATGGGGTGAAAAAGCAATTTGTACAGAGCCGTTTAAAAGATCATATCCAGTTTCTGGAAAGCTATTTGAGTGAGCATGATTATTTTGCCGGGCATTTCAGTTTTGCCGATATTCAGATGAGTTTTCCTTTGGAGGCCATGCAGAGCCGGACGGGTCAAAGCTATCCAGCGATTCAAGCCTATCTTAAACGGGTGTCGCAACGTGCTGCCTATGCGCGTGCACTGTCCAAAGAAAAACAGATCAGCTCTTAA
- a CDS encoding pirin family protein, whose protein sequence is MSNNSDIELSNSDDCEKYVNQFIQEFPLRRAEIGQGTVIKRALPSRHKRMIGAWCFLDHAGPASFPQGDGLDIGPHPHIGLQTFTWMIEGSMMHNDSLGNQQLIRPKQVNLMTSGYGISHTEVSPESETHMHAAQLWIALPDDKINMAPGFEHYPELPVVNEQGIEFTVLVGEYLKTRSPVKVHSELLGVDLYAAQSTSARLPLNPKFEYGFMVLEGTASINGHELNEDNMLILEPGLQQVNAEVHAGSRLLLIGGEPFESPILLWWNLVGRTTEELKIAREQWIEGHERFGSIPAYDGPRLEAPALPDQMRASR, encoded by the coding sequence ATGTCGAATAATAGTGATATTGAACTGTCGAATTCTGATGATTGCGAAAAGTATGTGAATCAGTTTATTCAGGAGTTTCCTTTACGTCGCGCGGAAATCGGACAGGGCACCGTGATTAAACGTGCCTTGCCAAGCAGACATAAGCGCATGATAGGTGCCTGGTGTTTTCTGGATCATGCGGGTCCGGCCAGTTTCCCGCAAGGAGATGGTCTGGATATCGGCCCTCATCCACACATTGGTCTGCAGACCTTTACTTGGATGATCGAAGGCAGCATGATGCACAATGACAGTCTGGGAAATCAGCAATTGATTCGTCCCAAGCAGGTCAATCTGATGACCTCGGGTTATGGCATTTCACATACCGAAGTCTCTCCTGAAAGTGAAACGCATATGCATGCAGCACAGTTGTGGATTGCCTTGCCGGACGACAAGATCAATATGGCACCAGGTTTTGAACATTATCCTGAATTGCCGGTCGTCAATGAGCAAGGCATTGAATTTACCGTGCTGGTCGGAGAATATTTAAAAACGAGATCACCGGTTAAAGTACATAGCGAACTACTCGGAGTAGACCTGTATGCAGCTCAAAGTACTAGTGCGCGCTTGCCTCTGAATCCGAAATTTGAATATGGCTTTATGGTGCTTGAGGGGACGGCCAGTATAAATGGGCATGAACTAAATGAAGATAATATGCTGATCCTGGAGCCCGGCTTACAGCAGGTCAATGCTGAAGTTCATGCCGGGAGCCGGCTGCTATTGATTGGTGGGGAGCCATTTGAAAGCCCGATTTTACTGTGGTGGAATTTGGTCGGGCGCACGACAGAGGAACTTAAAATTGCGCGGGAACAATGGATTGAAGGTCATGAACGTTTTGGTTCCATTCCTGCCTATGATGGACCACGTTTAGAAGCGCCCGCACTTCCAGACCAGATGCGGGCTTCCCGATAA
- a CDS encoding GGDEF domain-containing protein produces MPHDNEKESRTLIQEALQDPLVRIPAPLKPAYYTHQKKLTLKYLLQVNLFAQLAYASYTLADILVLNDILKLLILTKISYTILIVLITIWMYHSYRNLPVFDLLLPTSIIGASAIWFFNLNQSESAYTLIYQYASLVFIVLANLCVQIRFWPSLITSSLITLMIYIGVYFNTRSDLYQMFLFSLIYLPVLTFSLYISWSSTLKSRMVFLQHTLNEYNRQAFENMAHTDSLTGLNNRRCFEYLAQQLVQQNFDQPVPMSLLVFDVDHFKQINDRYGHDIGDQVLQTIALNTHSEMRQHDILARYGGEEFIAFLPETSLDEALKVAERLRHKIENIVIDLDSQHRFSFSISIGAAILESCETDLMTLIKQADIALYQAKANGRNRVEAYDPDLEQSLAGEMQNWQVKPA; encoded by the coding sequence ATGCCGCATGATAACGAAAAAGAATCACGTACCCTGATTCAGGAGGCTCTTCAAGATCCGCTTGTTCGTATTCCTGCACCTCTAAAACCGGCCTACTATACTCATCAGAAAAAACTCACTTTAAAATACTTATTACAGGTCAATTTATTCGCACAGCTGGCATATGCCTCTTATACCCTCGCCGATATTCTGGTGCTGAATGATATTCTCAAGTTACTCATTTTGACCAAAATCAGCTATACCATCCTGATCGTACTGATCACGATCTGGATGTATCACTCTTACCGCAATCTGCCTGTCTTTGATCTGCTCTTGCCTACCTCGATTATTGGTGCAAGTGCCATCTGGTTTTTTAATCTGAATCAGTCTGAAAGTGCTTATACCCTCATTTATCAATATGCCTCCTTAGTCTTTATTGTACTGGCCAATTTATGTGTGCAGATCCGGTTCTGGCCGTCTTTGATTACTTCAAGTCTGATTACCCTGATGATTTACATCGGTGTATATTTCAATACTCGGTCTGACCTGTACCAGATGTTTTTATTTTCCCTGATTTATCTGCCAGTATTGACCTTCAGTCTATATATTAGCTGGAGCTCGACCTTAAAATCACGCATGGTATTTTTGCAGCATACCCTGAATGAATATAATCGGCAGGCCTTTGAAAATATGGCTCATACCGACTCACTCACTGGCCTGAATAACCGTCGCTGTTTTGAATATCTCGCGCAACAACTGGTACAACAGAATTTTGATCAACCGGTGCCTATGAGTTTACTGGTCTTTGATGTCGATCATTTTAAGCAGATTAATGATCGTTATGGTCATGATATCGGAGATCAGGTCTTACAGACGATTGCCCTAAATACACACAGCGAAATGCGGCAGCATGATATTTTGGCACGCTATGGAGGCGAGGAATTTATTGCATTTTTACCTGAAACCTCTCTGGATGAAGCGCTAAAAGTTGCCGAGCGTTTAAGGCATAAAATTGAAAATATTGTGATCGATCTGGACAGCCAACATCGTTTCAGTTTTAGTATTTCGATTGGTGCTGCCATTCTGGAAAGCTGTGAAACGGATTTGATGACCCTAATTAAGCAAGCCGATATTGCCTTATATCAGGCTAAAGCCAATGGACGGAATCGGGTTGAAGCTTATGATCCAGATCTGGAGCAAAGTTTAGCTGGAGAGATGCAAAACTGGCAGGTTAAACCGGCTTAA
- a CDS encoding TetR/AcrR family transcriptional regulator has product MTDSIDSAAKSRPAKTKERQFKGLSMAERQQARREKLIEAGIEAYGSYGFFSVTVKDICNEAKLTERYFYESFKKSEHLFQTIFLKLIDELQQNVMQAMMQASSDPKKMIEAGLSALLTTLRDNPRMARIIYIDAMLVQELHNQATIHETMSRFDRMIHAFVMLMMPQLNRSEQEISLVSTGLNGYVTQIAIRWVMSGFKHSLEEVLSSCSVVFLALLESFSEKK; this is encoded by the coding sequence ATGACCGATTCAATCGACTCAGCAGCAAAATCACGACCCGCCAAAACCAAGGAACGTCAGTTTAAAGGCCTGTCGATGGCTGAACGGCAGCAGGCACGTCGTGAAAAGCTCATCGAAGCCGGGATTGAAGCCTATGGTAGTTATGGTTTTTTTTCAGTTACTGTCAAAGATATCTGCAATGAAGCCAAACTGACTGAACGTTATTTTTATGAATCCTTCAAGAAAAGCGAACATCTGTTTCAGACCATTTTCCTAAAACTGATTGATGAACTGCAACAGAATGTGATGCAGGCCATGATGCAGGCATCGAGTGATCCGAAAAAAATGATCGAAGCCGGTTTGAGTGCGCTGCTCACTACCCTGCGTGACAATCCGCGCATGGCACGGATCATTTATATCGATGCCATGCTGGTACAGGAGCTGCATAATCAGGCCACTATTCATGAAACCATGTCACGTTTCGACCGCATGATTCATGCCTTTGTCATGTTGATGATGCCGCAATTAAATCGCAGCGAGCAGGAAATTTCATTGGTGTCGACCGGTTTAAATGGCTATGTCACCCAAATTGCCATTCGTTGGGTGATGAGTGGTTTTAAGCATTCGCTTGAGGAAGTTTTATCGTCGTGCAGTGTGGTTTTTTTGGCGCTGCTCGAGTCATTTTCCGAGAAAAAATAG
- a CDS encoding GGDEF domain-containing protein, whose protein sequence is MSAQNENIYSTANVSFQNSTTDKSLKLSECDLQNRQLIEQALTDPHARIPALFQQYFHDYVYTHSHHNLRQINYLAQIAFLLYFFADILIIPDMFFISGLMRVVLVLGAMFCCYYLFKKYKNIQILDRILPIGTTVAAAAWISLLALSTSPHVATYIYASAIFILIANLCVQTQFKVAVYCSILIALFIMLGVSQFMSASQAFIFSVVFSPLWFFSIYINWNNILNVRRSFLRSLLDEWNYQTLKNLAHTDDLTQLYNRRHFVDMAERSIHQWPKHASSCLLMFDVDHFKNINDSYGHDVGDRVLQLIAEVTRKEMRHSDVLARFGGEEFIALLEDTQLQDSLVIAERIRCAIQKQYIYVESNHAIRFTISIGVAELESHTQTLEDLIKQADIALYQAKKSGRNRIEVYHPDMLNKPKPATENPWNVFKPDTQPAQSTAN, encoded by the coding sequence ATGTCTGCTCAGAATGAGAATATATATTCAACGGCGAATGTATCTTTTCAAAATTCGACGACCGATAAATCACTGAAATTATCTGAATGTGATCTGCAAAACCGTCAGCTGATTGAACAGGCGCTGACAGATCCTCATGCCCGTATCCCTGCCCTGTTTCAGCAGTATTTTCATGATTATGTCTATACGCATAGTCATCATAACTTGCGTCAAATTAACTATCTGGCGCAAATTGCCTTTTTACTGTATTTCTTTGCCGATATCCTGATTATTCCAGACATGTTTTTTATTTCTGGTCTGATGCGCGTCGTTCTGGTTCTGGGGGCGATGTTTTGCTGTTATTACCTGTTTAAAAAATATAAAAATATTCAGATTTTGGACAGAATCTTGCCGATAGGCACCACTGTAGCTGCAGCGGCCTGGATTAGCTTACTCGCGCTTTCAACCAGTCCCCATGTTGCCACCTATATTTATGCCTCTGCGATCTTTATTCTTATCGCCAATCTCTGTGTACAGACCCAGTTTAAAGTCGCGGTCTATTGCTCCATCTTGATTGCCCTGTTTATCATGCTTGGTGTATCCCAGTTCATGAGTGCCTCTCAAGCCTTTATTTTTAGCGTGGTCTTTAGTCCACTGTGGTTTTTTAGCATTTATATTAACTGGAATAATATTCTGAATGTGCGGCGTTCTTTTCTGCGCTCCCTGCTTGATGAATGGAACTATCAAACCTTAAAGAATCTGGCACATACCGATGATTTGACCCAGCTCTACAACCGTCGCCATTTTGTCGATATGGCTGAACGCTCTATTCATCAATGGCCCAAACATGCCAGTAGCTGCCTGTTGATGTTTGATGTGGATCATTTTAAAAATATTAATGATAGCTATGGGCATGATGTCGGTGATCGGGTGCTACAACTGATTGCTGAAGTGACCCGTAAAGAAATGCGGCATAGCGATGTACTGGCACGTTTTGGCGGGGAAGAGTTTATCGCTCTCCTGGAAGATACTCAGCTACAAGACAGCCTGGTGATTGCAGAACGAATTCGTTGTGCAATTCAAAAGCAGTATATTTATGTTGAATCCAATCATGCCATCCGGTTCACCATTTCGATCGGTGTTGCAGAACTAGAATCCCATACCCAGACTCTGGAAGATCTGATCAAACAAGCCGATATCGCCTTATATCAAGCCAAGAAGTCTGGCCGAAACCGGATTGAAGTCTATCATCCGGATATGCTGAATAAGCCCAAGCCAGCAACAGAAAATCCCTGGAATGTATTTAAGCCAGACACTCAACCAGCCCAGTCAACGGCGAATTAA
- a CDS encoding DedA family protein: MELIDFILHVDDHLLEFITNYGIWIYAILFLIIFVETGLVVMPFLPGDSLLFAAGALAASTGAMDPWVLIPLLFVAAVLGDTLNYHIGKYIGPRVFEIESRFINKKHLLATQQFFARHGGKTIIFARFVPFARTFAPFVAGAGSMNYKYFLTYNVVGAFAWISSFVILGYMFGNMPIVKDNFTYLIFGIIILSVLPGVIGFIQQKLKKSKTA, translated from the coding sequence ATGGAACTGATTGATTTTATCTTGCATGTTGATGATCACTTGCTTGAATTTATCACTAATTACGGGATCTGGATTTATGCCATTCTTTTCCTGATTATCTTTGTAGAAACAGGTCTGGTGGTCATGCCGTTCCTGCCTGGCGACAGCTTGCTATTTGCAGCAGGTGCACTGGCAGCCTCTACTGGTGCAATGGATCCATGGGTGCTGATTCCACTCTTGTTTGTTGCGGCAGTTCTGGGTGACACCCTGAATTATCATATTGGTAAATATATTGGTCCTCGGGTTTTCGAGATTGAATCGCGCTTCATCAATAAAAAACACTTATTGGCGACCCAGCAATTCTTTGCCAGACATGGTGGTAAGACCATTATTTTTGCGCGTTTTGTTCCTTTTGCCCGTACCTTTGCACCCTTCGTTGCCGGTGCTGGCAGCATGAATTACAAATATTTCCTGACCTATAATGTAGTAGGTGCATTTGCCTGGATTAGCTCATTTGTCATTTTGGGCTATATGTTTGGCAATATGCCGATCGTCAAAGACAACTTCACCTATCTAATTTTTGGCATCATTATTTTAAGTGTATTGCCAGGTGTGATTGGCTTTATTCAACAAAAGCTCAAAAAAAGTAAAACAGCTTAA